A window of Shewanella mesophila contains these coding sequences:
- a CDS encoding NAD(P)H-hydrate dehydratase, translating into MLFTEALLPQELYSAQMIRDAEVSFIDSQEVSLIELIERAGQAAFELLKNVERLSGNISVFAGYGNNGADAYICATLLLEAGCNVQLYAMERAEPRVGISHAKAAFIAAGGRVLDDVKLALDGADVVIDGLLGTGFHGEVEAPIASIIDAINKHNGWILSLDIPSGIKADTGAGVVAVKADATLTFGAVKQGLVTGKARDCVGCLWLADIGLTPFLPQTSCFNIAHRMTDLGLPTRARNSHKGACGKVTVIGGDVGMAGAPRLAGESCLRAGAGLVAVVSRPQHLPVINSGRPELMFWGCELVDMEVYQRLGWADVLLIGPGLGKRDWGYNLLKATGLSDKPSVVDADALNLLSLEPQKQNNWVLTPHSGEAARLLGVSIDEVECDRFAAVYALQKKYGGVIVLKGAGTLIYDGTHCHVAPVGNPGLASGGSGDVLGGIIAALMAQGMNNMDAASAGVVVHGVAADMAAKEGERGMLACDLFPYIRLLVDKI; encoded by the coding sequence ATGTTGTTTACTGAAGCCCTGCTTCCTCAAGAATTATATTCTGCGCAAATGATTAGGGATGCTGAAGTCAGCTTTATAGATTCACAAGAAGTGAGTTTGATTGAACTGATTGAGCGGGCTGGGCAGGCAGCATTTGAATTATTAAAAAATGTTGAGCGCCTTAGCGGTAATATTTCAGTCTTTGCAGGTTATGGAAACAACGGGGCCGATGCTTACATTTGTGCCACTTTACTGTTAGAAGCGGGTTGTAATGTCCAGTTATACGCCATGGAGAGGGCAGAACCTAGAGTAGGTATTTCTCATGCTAAAGCCGCTTTTATTGCCGCCGGTGGGCGAGTGCTCGATGACGTTAAACTCGCATTAGATGGCGCAGATGTCGTTATTGATGGCCTGCTGGGAACGGGCTTTCATGGCGAAGTCGAAGCGCCTATCGCGAGTATTATCGATGCTATTAATAAGCATAACGGCTGGATACTCTCTTTAGATATACCTTCTGGAATCAAGGCTGATACAGGGGCTGGTGTCGTTGCGGTGAAAGCTGATGCGACCTTAACCTTTGGTGCGGTCAAACAAGGGTTAGTCACTGGTAAAGCACGTGATTGTGTAGGGTGTTTATGGCTTGCAGATATAGGTCTGACGCCATTTTTACCGCAGACAAGCTGCTTTAATATAGCCCATCGAATGACAGATCTTGGCTTACCTACACGAGCTAGAAATAGCCACAAGGGAGCGTGCGGCAAGGTGACGGTTATCGGTGGCGATGTGGGAATGGCTGGAGCGCCGAGATTGGCTGGAGAAAGTTGTCTGCGAGCGGGCGCAGGTTTAGTGGCGGTAGTATCACGTCCTCAACATTTACCTGTCATCAATTCCGGTAGGCCTGAGCTAATGTTTTGGGGATGCGAGCTCGTTGATATGGAAGTTTATCAACGGCTTGGCTGGGCTGATGTGTTGCTCATTGGGCCCGGTTTAGGTAAGCGTGATTGGGGATATAATCTATTAAAAGCGACCGGATTAAGTGATAAACCTAGTGTGGTGGATGCTGATGCACTGAATCTGTTATCGCTTGAACCGCAAAAACAGAACAATTGGGTGTTAACACCTCATAGTGGTGAAGCTGCTCGACTGTTAGGCGTCAGCATTGACGAGGTTGAATGTGATCGGTTTGCAGCTGTATATGCACTACAGAAAAAGTATGGTGGCGTCATAGTATTAAAAGGCGCTGGAACCTTGATTTATGATGGTACCCATTGTCATGTGGCGCCTGTAGGCAATCCAGGATTAGCGAGCGGTGGCAGTGGCGATGTACTAGGCGGTATTATCGCAGCCTTAATGGCTCAAGGTATGAACAATATGGATGCTGCTAGTGCTGGTGTCGTGGTGCATGGCGTGGCTGCCGACATGGCCGCTAAAGAGGGAGAGAGAGGAATGCTCGCTTGCGATCTTTTCCCCTATATTCGATTGCTGGTAGATAAGATTTAG
- the tsaE gene encoding tRNA (adenosine(37)-N6)-threonylcarbamoyltransferase complex ATPase subunit type 1 TsaE yields MVPVKVYLENESETVSLGSKLAQAIKPPLTLYLSGELGAGKTTFSRGLIQSLGHCGAVKSPTYTLVEPYELNGIDVFHFDLYRLSDPEELEFMGIRDYFAASSLCIVEWPDKGAGILPEADLLIDIKYLNEGREVNLTPQTLAGQTLLDSLHNNDKN; encoded by the coding sequence ATGGTGCCAGTGAAAGTTTATCTTGAAAATGAGTCTGAAACGGTTAGCTTAGGTAGCAAGTTAGCACAGGCGATTAAACCGCCTCTGACCCTCTATCTTAGTGGTGAATTAGGTGCGGGAAAAACCACATTTAGTCGTGGCTTGATTCAAAGTTTAGGCCACTGCGGGGCAGTAAAGAGTCCGACTTATACGCTTGTCGAACCCTATGAATTAAATGGAATAGATGTGTTTCATTTTGATTTGTATCGATTAAGTGATCCTGAAGAGTTAGAGTTTATGGGCATAAGAGATTATTTTGCCGCGTCGAGTTTATGTATCGTTGAGTGGCCTGATAAAGGCGCAGGCATTTTACCCGAAGCCGATTTATTGATTGATATAAAGTACCTTAATGAGGGGCGAGAGGTTAATCTTACTCCACAAACCCTTGCAGGTCAGACGTTGTTAGATAGCCTACATAATAATGATAAGAATTGA
- a CDS encoding N-acetylmuramoyl-L-alanine amidase, which yields MIRIDPIIKSVLILLLLCVPIIAHSANKLEGVRIWAAPESTRVVFDLSEAPKYTHFTLTSPYRLVVDLSSSATKIDLSKIENNSKLVKKVRISQPPSKGTLRLVIDLVKPAKANLFALSPTAPYGNRLVVDLDSGAGGAKQAPKVTPSEEMRDVIVAIDAGHGGDDPGSIGPSGTYEKKVVLQIAKKVEAKINATPGMKAVMTRSGDYFVNLNKRSEIARNSKADLLVSIHADAFTSPQPQGASVWVLSMRRANSEIGRWLEQKEKHSELLGGAGEIIQNTDNEQYLAMTLLDMSMDRSMAISHNIAGDVLSNLGRVTKLHKHQPEAASFAVLKSPDIPSILVETGFISNHKEERLLTQREHQNNIANAVHKGVVRYFENNPPANTLMAKNSATSHKVAKGESLSVIAHRYQVSIASIKKANKLTSNTLRIGQKLVIPRA from the coding sequence ATGATAAGAATTGATCCTATTATAAAATCTGTTTTAATCCTGTTGCTGTTATGCGTGCCGATAATCGCACACAGTGCCAATAAGTTAGAAGGTGTGCGTATTTGGGCGGCGCCTGAGTCGACTCGGGTGGTTTTTGATCTGAGTGAAGCGCCTAAATACACTCATTTCACCCTTACCAGTCCATATCGTCTCGTGGTTGATTTGAGCTCTAGCGCGACAAAAATAGACCTGAGTAAGATTGAGAATAATAGTAAGCTTGTCAAAAAGGTGCGTATTTCCCAGCCTCCGTCGAAAGGTACCCTACGTCTGGTTATTGATCTCGTTAAGCCTGCGAAAGCCAATCTTTTTGCATTGTCTCCCACCGCGCCATACGGCAATCGTTTAGTCGTTGATCTTGATAGTGGTGCTGGTGGCGCCAAGCAGGCTCCAAAAGTAACCCCTTCTGAAGAAATGAGAGATGTTATCGTTGCCATTGACGCCGGTCATGGGGGCGATGATCCTGGTTCAATAGGCCCATCGGGTACTTATGAGAAGAAGGTCGTGCTTCAAATTGCGAAGAAAGTCGAAGCAAAAATTAATGCGACTCCAGGCATGAAAGCGGTGATGACACGCTCTGGTGATTATTTTGTTAACTTAAATAAACGCTCTGAAATCGCGCGCAATAGTAAAGCCGATCTGCTGGTCTCGATTCATGCCGATGCGTTTACCTCACCTCAGCCGCAAGGGGCATCGGTCTGGGTATTATCGATGCGCCGTGCAAACAGTGAAATTGGTCGTTGGTTGGAACAAAAAGAGAAGCATTCTGAGCTCTTAGGTGGTGCTGGTGAGATTATTCAAAACACGGACAACGAACAGTATTTGGCCATGACTTTGCTGGATATGTCGATGGATCGCTCTATGGCCATCAGCCACAACATTGCAGGTGATGTATTGTCTAATTTGGGTAGAGTAACCAAGTTACACAAGCATCAGCCTGAAGCGGCAAGCTTTGCGGTGCTCAAATCCCCAGACATCCCTTCCATATTGGTTGAAACGGGTTTTATTTCTAATCATAAGGAGGAGCGGCTGCTAACTCAGCGGGAGCATCAAAATAATATCGCAAACGCGGTACATAAAGGGGTTGTTCGTTATTTTGAAAACAATCCGCCAGCAAATACGCTAATGGCTAAAAATAGCGCCACCAGTCACAAGGTGGCAAAGGGTGAATCCTTGTCTGTTATTGCGCATCGTTACCAAGTATCGATAGCCAGTATAAAAAAGGCGAATAAATTAACCTCAAATACGTTACGCATCGGCCAGAAACTGGTAATCCCTCGCGCTTAA
- the mutL gene encoding DNA mismatch repair endonuclease MutL: MSIKILPPQLANQIAAGEVVERPASVIKELVENSLDAGATRVDIEIDKGGSKLIKIQDNGSGIPKEQLNLALSRHATSKLATLDDLDAILSFGFRGEALASISSVSRLTLTSRTAEQAEAWQAYAEGSDMAVKVIPAAHPVGSTVEAVDLFFNTPARRRFLKSDKTEFTHIDEWLKRIALVRRDIHFMLKHNGKMVRHYRPAKNEQQYLQRLAQISGKQFAEQALAVDCEHNGLQLTGYIQSPYFEANSSDTQYFYVNGRLVRDRLVNHAVRQAFAQQLEGIQVGYVLMLNLDPHQVDVNVHPAKHEVRFHESRYVHDFILQALQSALSQAEQLPLTSEEGCLAVGDDAQVDEGYGTQAIKPSLNELSVRHDRGNGALSWSAPTIQSGVRERASVAYAGDYSNRGGRADSYRGPELPSQAALNNYAQLMTTPNLRCHEDKPVDAKAMPAVLAGKFWVITEADELRLIPFSMVADEVARSQISSKLSSGLVGQPLLMPVSIKVDDDWQETIAQRELLIRKLGIELTIRLGQLIIKKVPPYLRQSQLANVIPEFLQWIRFEEPADEAITNWLVAQSRASFSSAVILWTEFCQLSESQQQHIISESKVLPWQNWLGEQTSE, from the coding sequence ATGTCGATTAAAATTTTGCCTCCACAGCTTGCTAACCAAATCGCAGCGGGGGAGGTGGTTGAGCGTCCAGCTTCGGTGATTAAAGAGTTGGTGGAAAATAGTTTAGATGCTGGCGCGACCAGGGTCGATATTGAGATCGACAAGGGCGGTAGCAAGCTGATTAAGATCCAGGACAATGGATCTGGGATCCCAAAAGAGCAACTCAACCTCGCCCTATCACGTCATGCGACTTCGAAGCTGGCGACCTTAGATGATCTCGATGCTATTTTAAGCTTTGGTTTTCGCGGAGAGGCCCTTGCGAGTATTAGTTCAGTGTCGCGTTTGACTCTGACTTCGCGCACCGCCGAACAAGCTGAGGCGTGGCAGGCTTATGCCGAAGGCTCTGATATGGCGGTTAAGGTGATCCCAGCTGCCCATCCTGTGGGCTCAACGGTTGAAGCGGTTGACCTTTTCTTTAATACACCAGCTCGGCGTCGTTTCCTTAAAAGTGATAAGACTGAGTTCACTCATATTGATGAATGGTTAAAGCGCATTGCGCTGGTGCGCCGGGATATCCATTTTATGCTAAAGCATAATGGTAAGATGGTTCGTCATTATCGTCCCGCTAAAAATGAGCAGCAGTACCTGCAACGATTAGCCCAGATCAGTGGCAAACAGTTTGCCGAGCAAGCATTAGCTGTGGATTGTGAACACAATGGCTTACAGTTAACAGGTTATATTCAATCGCCCTATTTTGAAGCGAACTCTAGCGATACTCAGTATTTTTATGTCAATGGTCGATTAGTTCGCGATCGTTTAGTTAACCATGCCGTTAGACAGGCATTTGCACAGCAACTTGAAGGTATTCAAGTGGGTTATGTGCTGATGCTTAATCTCGACCCGCATCAGGTGGATGTGAATGTTCACCCGGCTAAGCATGAGGTGAGATTTCATGAAAGTCGTTATGTGCATGATTTTATTCTGCAGGCATTACAGTCTGCATTGTCCCAAGCTGAACAACTGCCACTAACATCTGAAGAAGGTTGCTTAGCGGTCGGGGATGACGCGCAAGTCGACGAGGGTTATGGCACCCAAGCAATTAAACCTAGTCTTAATGAGTTGTCTGTTCGTCATGATCGGGGAAATGGGGCATTATCTTGGTCGGCACCAACAATTCAATCGGGAGTCCGCGAGCGTGCTTCTGTTGCTTATGCCGGAGATTACAGCAATCGAGGCGGGAGAGCCGATAGCTATCGCGGGCCCGAGTTACCGTCGCAAGCCGCGCTCAATAACTATGCTCAATTGATGACAACGCCTAATTTAAGGTGTCATGAAGACAAGCCTGTGGACGCTAAAGCTATGCCGGCTGTGCTTGCGGGCAAGTTTTGGGTAATAACCGAAGCCGATGAGCTACGATTGATCCCATTTTCAATGGTTGCCGACGAAGTCGCTCGTAGCCAAATTAGCAGCAAGCTATCATCGGGACTTGTTGGTCAGCCACTATTAATGCCAGTATCGATAAAAGTCGATGATGATTGGCAAGAGACCATAGCCCAAAGAGAGCTGCTTATTAGAAAGTTAGGAATAGAGTTAACTATTCGTCTTGGTCAGTTGATTATTAAAAAAGTGCCCCCATATCTAAGGCAGAGTCAGTTGGCTAATGTGATACCTGAGTTTTTACAATGGATTCGTTTTGAAGAACCTGCAGATGAAGCGATCACCAACTGGTTAGTCGCACAGAGCAGAGCGAGTTTTAGTTCAGCGGTAATACTTTGGACTGAGTTCTGTCAATTATCAGAGTCGCAGCAACAACATATTATATCTGAGTCTAAGGTTTTACCTTGGCAGAATTGGTTAGGTGAGCAAACGAGTGAATAG
- the miaA gene encoding tRNA (adenosine(37)-N6)-dimethylallyltransferase MiaA codes for MGPTASGKTALAIELVEKHQCEIISVDSALIYRGMDIGSAKPNAEELSRAPHRLIDIRDPSESYSAADFRRDALIEIEDIIDAGKTPLLVGGTMLYFKALLEGLSPLPAANEQIRAEIAKQAETLGWQVLHQELQQVDPVSAQRIHPNDPQRLSRALEVYRISGKSLTELTEVKSEALPYSVVQFGIAPNDRKVLHLAIAERFKLMLSQGFIEEVEGLKARSDLHLDLPSMRCVGYRQAWQYLDGDYDYDTMVEKSVVATRQLAKRQLTWLRGWSELNWLESGNESNLARLKQYCR; via the coding sequence ATGGGACCGACGGCCTCCGGTAAGACGGCGCTAGCTATTGAACTCGTCGAAAAGCATCAGTGTGAAATTATCTCTGTGGATTCGGCATTGATCTACCGTGGCATGGATATTGGTAGCGCTAAACCTAACGCCGAGGAGCTTAGCCGAGCACCGCATCGGCTGATTGATATTCGCGATCCCAGTGAGAGCTATTCTGCGGCGGATTTTCGTCGTGATGCGCTTATTGAGATCGAAGATATTATTGATGCAGGTAAGACCCCATTGTTAGTGGGCGGCACCATGCTCTATTTTAAGGCGCTATTGGAAGGCTTGTCGCCATTACCTGCAGCTAATGAGCAGATCCGTGCTGAAATAGCGAAGCAAGCTGAAACCCTTGGTTGGCAAGTCTTGCATCAAGAGTTGCAACAGGTTGATCCTGTCTCTGCGCAGCGGATTCATCCGAATGATCCGCAGCGATTATCGAGAGCGTTAGAGGTTTATCGTATCAGTGGTAAAAGCCTTACTGAGTTAACTGAAGTTAAATCAGAAGCATTACCCTATTCGGTTGTGCAATTTGGCATCGCGCCTAACGACCGTAAAGTGTTGCATCTCGCTATAGCAGAACGATTTAAGTTAATGTTAAGTCAAGGTTTTATCGAAGAGGTCGAGGGGTTAAAAGCGCGATCCGATCTGCATTTAGACCTTCCTTCGATGCGTTGTGTTGGTTATCGCCAGGCTTGGCAATATCTCGATGGCGACTATGACTATGATACTATGGTCGAAAAATCTGTTGTTGCGACTAGGCAATTGGCTAAGCGTCAATTAACATGGTTGCGAGGGTGGTCTGAGCTAAATTGGCTAGAGAGTGGCAATGAATCAAATCTAGCCCGACTAAAACAGTATTGTCGCTAG
- the hfq gene encoding RNA chaperone Hfq, whose protein sequence is MAKGQSLQDPFLNALRRERVPVSIYLVNGIKLQGQVESFDQFVILLKNTVSQMVYKHAISTVVPARPFNVSNHHTPNQAGGYNAPQDDSAE, encoded by the coding sequence ATGGCAAAGGGGCAATCTTTACAAGACCCATTTTTGAACGCATTACGACGTGAACGCGTTCCGGTATCTATCTACCTTGTTAACGGTATCAAGCTTCAAGGACAGGTTGAGTCATTCGATCAGTTTGTTATTTTATTGAAGAATACTGTCAGCCAGATGGTATATAAGCACGCTATTTCTACTGTGGTACCTGCGCGCCCATTTAACGTTAGCAACCACCACACACCAAATCAAGCTGGCGGTTATAACGCACCGCAAGATGATAGTGCTGAGTAA
- the hflX gene encoding ribosome rescue GTPase HflX yields the protein MFDRYEAGDAAVLVHIDFSDEDSREDITELRLLVESSGAETVGVITGSRRSPDRKFFVGSGKAEELAALVAATEATVVIFNHPLSPAQERNLEQVCQCRVLDRTTLILDIFAQRARTYEGKLQVELAQLRHMSTRLIRGWTHLERQKGGIGLRGPGETQLETDRRLLRGRIKTINKRLEKVDKQREQSRRARQRSELATVSLVGYTNAGKSTLFNSLTVSEVYAADQLFATLDPTLRKLELKDGPVILADTVGFIRHLPHDLVAAFKATLQETREADLLLHIVDCADENMGDNFEQVQLVLKEIGADDIPQLVVCNKIDLLEDVGPKIDYDDEGVPTRVWVSAQQQKGLEILEEAINKIVGRVILELTLQIPATAGHYLGQFYRLDVIQQKEYDDLGNCILSVRLLEADWHRLTKQSQGELETFIVETAAVE from the coding sequence TTGTTTGATCGCTATGAAGCGGGAGATGCTGCAGTTCTTGTTCATATCGACTTTTCGGATGAAGACAGTAGAGAAGATATTACTGAGCTTCGTTTATTAGTTGAGTCGTCAGGTGCTGAAACCGTTGGTGTGATAACGGGAAGTCGTCGCTCTCCAGATCGTAAGTTTTTTGTTGGTTCAGGTAAAGCGGAAGAGTTAGCAGCGCTTGTTGCTGCAACAGAAGCCACTGTGGTGATTTTTAATCATCCACTAAGCCCTGCGCAAGAGAGAAATCTTGAGCAGGTGTGTCAATGCCGTGTATTAGATCGCACTACATTGATCCTTGATATTTTTGCCCAACGCGCACGTACTTATGAAGGTAAGTTACAGGTGGAGCTAGCGCAATTGCGCCACATGTCGACGCGCCTTATTCGAGGTTGGACCCACCTAGAAAGACAAAAAGGCGGGATCGGCCTGCGCGGCCCAGGTGAAACACAGCTTGAAACTGATAGGCGTCTATTGCGTGGTCGTATTAAGACCATTAACAAGCGTCTGGAGAAGGTCGATAAACAGCGAGAGCAGAGTCGACGAGCTCGTCAGCGGAGTGAATTAGCCACGGTTTCTTTAGTGGGTTATACCAATGCGGGTAAGTCAACACTGTTTAACTCGCTCACAGTTTCTGAGGTTTATGCCGCAGATCAATTATTTGCTACCCTTGATCCAACGTTAAGAAAGTTAGAGTTAAAAGACGGTCCGGTGATTTTAGCCGATACCGTTGGTTTTATTCGGCATTTACCTCATGATCTTGTTGCGGCATTTAAGGCGACGTTACAAGAAACCCGTGAAGCTGATCTGTTACTGCACATTGTCGATTGTGCTGATGAAAACATGGGTGATAACTTTGAGCAAGTTCAGCTTGTACTCAAAGAGATTGGTGCTGATGATATTCCACAATTGGTTGTCTGTAATAAGATTGACCTATTGGAAGATGTGGGCCCTAAGATCGATTACGATGATGAAGGGGTTCCCACGCGTGTTTGGGTTTCGGCTCAACAGCAAAAAGGCTTGGAAATACTCGAAGAGGCAATCAACAAAATTGTTGGACGTGTCATTTTAGAGTTAACCTTGCAAATCCCAGCGACGGCTGGGCATTATCTTGGTCAGTTTTATCGACTGGATGTGATACAGCAGAAAGAGTATGACGATCTGGGGAACTGTATTTTGTCTGTACGTTTATTGGAGGCCGATTGGCATCGATTAACGAAGCAGAGCCAAGGG